The Pieris brassicae chromosome 6, ilPieBrab1.1, whole genome shotgun sequence genome window below encodes:
- the LOC123710589 gene encoding NADH dehydrogenase [ubiquinone] 1 beta subcomplex subunit 11, mitochondrial, producing the protein MAALIKLRHMPMIRQSLWNHLSKSSRAISTSKKNSDSAATVTETKTEDKNWVSYGFDYTSKEDDTNAHHASYFFTVSLCIVFGGFFWAYYPDIHLKDWSQREAYLELYRREKAGLKPIDPNYVNPKTIKLPSESDLCDIEIII; encoded by the coding sequence ATGGCAGCGCTGATAAAACTAAGGCATATGCCTATGATACGGCAATCTCTTTGGAATCACTTATCTAAAAGTAGTCGAGCTATTTCTACATCCAAGAAGAATAGTGATAGCGCTGCCACTGTCACTGAAACTAAAACCGAAGATAAAAACTGGGTAAGCTATGGGTTTGACTATACTAGTAAGGAAGACGACACTAATGCTCATCATGCATCTTACTTCTTTACTGTAAGCTTATGCATTGTATTTGGTGGTTTCTTTTGGGCATACTATCCTGATATTCATCTGAAAGACTGGTCGCAAAGAGAAGCTTATCTGGAATTGTACAGACGTGAGAAGGCTGGCTTAAAACCAATTGATCCAAATTATGTGAACCCTAAAACCATAAAGCTTCCATCTGAAAGTGATTTATgtgatattgaaattataatttaa
- the LOC123710873 gene encoding uncharacterized protein LOC123710873, translating into MTLEIETDVNVGLEPCVAAWNKNLYVGTECGSVIVLNENLQFETKWTAHEVQIFAIAISKTNVYTSSNDGCIKVWTLKGEKVTELRTDGAEIGAMFVLGEELYAGDEGGNIFVYENNALKAFYNVLEEVKDVVVQPPYMFTARDLYVTITEIKPDQSKDRFVTRHVMEGRAPMRILNESRLVVIGRGGNNLQLHELSLESKFKKLHEVKVSEMILTSLTTSGDFAWTAGWDGFVRRWNASGERLEAAGEINLGGCINALVTSSLDHVCAIITGGRVLIIKSM; encoded by the exons ATGACGCTTGAGATTGAAACCGATGTTAATGTAGGCCTTGAGCCATGTGTGGCTGCCtggaataaaaatctatatgtCGGAACGGAATGTGGGTCTGTTATT GTACTAAATGAGAATCTTCAATTTGAAACGAAATGGACAGCTCATGAAGTACAGATATTTGCTATAGCCATAAGCAAAACTAATGTTTATACAAGTTCTAATGACGGATGTATAAAAGTTTGGACATTAAAAGGTGAAAAAGTAACTGAATTAAGAACCGACGGCGCCGAAATAGGTGCCATGTTTGTATTAGGTGAAGAATTGTATGCAGGAGATGAAGGTGGAAAT ATTTTTGTCTACGAGAATAACGCCTTGAAAGCCTTCTACAATGTTTTGGAAGAAGTCAAAGATGTCGTTGTGCAACCTCCATATATGTTTACTGCTCGTGATCTCTATGTAACAATAACTGAAATTAAACCAG ATCAATCAAAGGATCGATTTGTCACTCGCCATGTTATGGAGGGAAGGGCGCCAATGAGGATACTTAACGAATCTCGTTTAGTGGTGATAGGGAGAGGtggaaataatttacaattacatgAGTTATCTCTtgaatcaaaatttaaaaaactgcaTGAAgtaaag GTAAGTGAGATGATTCTGACAAGTCTTACAACAAGTGGTGACTTTGCTTGGACTGCAGGCTGGGATGGTTTTGTGCGTAGATGGAATGCATCCGGGGAAAGACTTGAAGCTGCGGGAGAAATTAATCTTGGTGGATGTATTAATGCTTTAGTAACATCATCTTTGGATCATGTTTGTGCCATTATAACAGGTGGTCGtgttcttataataaaatctatgtaA
- the LOC123710874 gene encoding pollen-specific leucine-rich repeat extensin-like protein 1 isoform X1, translating into MCQKMVMQKIIFAAVLVCAVARPEPPSSYGPPATSYGVPAPQYGPPQQPIVHKHVYVHVPPPDNEVPKPQKQIYVPPPQKHYKIVFIKAPTPPTPTAPIIPVQPQNEEKTLVYVLVKKPEDQPDIVIPTPAPTQPSKPEVYFIRYKTQKQDGYPAAAPPASQYGPPASAPSSEYGAP; encoded by the exons ATGTGTCAAAAAATG gtgatgcaaaaaattattttcgctGCGGTGTTGGTGTGTGCTGTAGCGAGGCCGGAGCCTCCATCGTCGTATGGTCCCCCGGCGACGTCATACGGGGTACCTGCCCCGCAGTACGGTCCCCCTCAACAACCGATTGTTCACAAACATGTCTACGTTCACGTCCCGCCTCCCGATAACGAAGTGCCCAAACCCCAGAAGCAAATATACGTGCCTCCACCACaaaaacactacaaaataGTGTTCATCAAAGCACCAACACCGCCAACGCCGACCGCACCAATTATTCCAGTACAGCCTCAGAACGAAGAAAAGACACTCGTATATGTGTTGGTTAAGAAGCCTGAGGATCAACCTGATATTGTGATTCCCACACCTGCCCCGACACAGCCTTCCAAGCCGGAGGTCTATTTCATCAGATATAAGACACAG aaacaagacGGTTACCCTGCTGCAGCGCCTCCAGCTTCTCAATACGGTCCACCCGCTTCAGCTCCATCTTCTGAATACGGCGctccttaa
- the LOC123710874 gene encoding pollen-specific leucine-rich repeat extensin-like protein 1 isoform X2, with protein sequence MQKIIFAAVLVCAVARPEPPSSYGPPATSYGVPAPQYGPPQQPIVHKHVYVHVPPPDNEVPKPQKQIYVPPPQKHYKIVFIKAPTPPTPTAPIIPVQPQNEEKTLVYVLVKKPEDQPDIVIPTPAPTQPSKPEVYFIRYKTQKQDGYPAAAPPASQYGPPASAPSSEYGAP encoded by the exons atgcaaaaaattattttcgctGCGGTGTTGGTGTGTGCTGTAGCGAGGCCGGAGCCTCCATCGTCGTATGGTCCCCCGGCGACGTCATACGGGGTACCTGCCCCGCAGTACGGTCCCCCTCAACAACCGATTGTTCACAAACATGTCTACGTTCACGTCCCGCCTCCCGATAACGAAGTGCCCAAACCCCAGAAGCAAATATACGTGCCTCCACCACaaaaacactacaaaataGTGTTCATCAAAGCACCAACACCGCCAACGCCGACCGCACCAATTATTCCAGTACAGCCTCAGAACGAAGAAAAGACACTCGTATATGTGTTGGTTAAGAAGCCTGAGGATCAACCTGATATTGTGATTCCCACACCTGCCCCGACACAGCCTTCCAAGCCGGAGGTCTATTTCATCAGATATAAGACACAG aaacaagacGGTTACCCTGCTGCAGCGCCTCCAGCTTCTCAATACGGTCCACCCGCTTCAGCTCCATCTTCTGAATACGGCGctccttaa